In one Culex quinquefasciatus strain JHB chromosome 2, VPISU_Cqui_1.0_pri_paternal, whole genome shotgun sequence genomic region, the following are encoded:
- the LOC6038111 gene encoding cyclic nucleotide-gated cation channel beta-3 produces the protein MSSTAWEDNKSRSETLLYPEKNGRSANGTRFNGGPGISRNGSRDENKLHKSLEEISKDIKELEDFISVTEEILKREREYDEQLYRRERQRKAFERRMQQIRNKCSPTKMCFGRTDSSKVKSPTFKVNITQKRRIKTFSPRSYKSRLYFRNGKIGCLEAEEAVSNLKSTHELVKRIINDENNMLVKLEHQHYTMKEEDQKQQKSPQSPQVKVGSPKLVAVGTPLETLQVCVSESASSLCDEPFKGCVGNGEGGGGDMGGASDEPGDNVSNVSEPTKVDDNSASNERIIEDRDATSPQPNANDFVTGRLRHLANRFSERTKRMRNKLEIPPTPSSSASAPSTAPSTQKHNVELRAIQNSALTLQSATGTNTCTHHYFCPIFCAGTKTNTVLDPQGKFYISWLFIVSLSFLYNAWVIPLRSSFPYQTPENTKYWIAVDICADVIYLIDILFVKHRVMYLFEGFWVKDTDLTRKNYMRKLQFKMDLLALMPLDLLYLQFGTEHVVFRAPRLLKIQSFWEFFKLMDRVISSPHMIRVVKTLTYMLYMIHLTACSYYAYSAYQGLGSNRWVFSNKGHAYVRCFAFATKTATSIGKNPKPEKEGELLFMTAAWLMGVFVFALLIGQIRDIIATATRSKSEYKQLVDETLEYMRQLNLPTDLQRRVKMWFTFTWEQQRSLDETHIMDALPANLKTDIAISVHIQTLSKVQLFADCEEALLRELVLKLRSVTFLPGDYVCRKGEVGKEMYIVKTGQVQVMGGPRSDVVLATLYEGSVFGEISLLAINGAEGNRRTADVRSKGFSNLFVLSKSDLNEAIVYYPNAQAILKKRAKSLMRKNAAREKAESQQSINTNDADTDVVISNPDHTTSPKLLKTVIQALPRESAAVQLLTQGFKGELGVKANGVESAKADDAISTHSLEVHTTQVQIENEKNVDLPCDLMYSIKKELMDNNSYINLTDAEKYELLNELSKESKEDYDQQKSPV, from the exons ATGTCCTCGACCGCTTGGGAGGACAACAAGTCCCGCTCGGAGACCCTTTTGTACCCGGAGAAAAATGGTAGATCAGCCAATGGGACTCGGTTCAACGGTGGTCCTGGGATTTCCAGGAATGGGAGTCGTGATGAGAACAAGTTGCACAAAAGTTTGGAGGAGATCTCCAAGGACATAAAAGAGTTGGAAGACTTTATTTCCGTAACGGAGGAGATATTGAAGCGGGAACGGGAGTACGATGAACAGCTGTACCGGCGGGAACGTCAACGGAAGGCATTTGAGCGGAGGATGCAACAGATTCGGAACAAGTGTAGTCCAACGAAGATGTGCTTCGGAAGAACCGATAGTTCCAAGGTAAAGTCACCGACCTTTAAGGTCAACATCACACAGAAACGCCGCATCAAAACCTTCAGTCCACGAAGTTACAAATCCCGGTTGTACTTCCGGAACGGCAAGATAGGCTGCCTGGAAGCCGAGGAAGCTGTCTCGAACCTGAAAAGTACCCACGAGCTGGTAAAGCGGATCATCAACGATGAAAACAACATGTTGGTCAAATTAGAACACCAGCATTACACGATGAAGGAAGAGGATCAAAAGCAGCAGAAGTCACCACAGTCTCCACAGGTCAAGGTCGGGTCACCGAAGCTGGTGGCGGTAGGAACTCCGCTGGAGACACTCCAGGTGTGTGTCTCCGAGTCGGCAAGTTCGCTGTGCGATGAACCGTTTAAAGGATGTGTTGGTAATGGTGAGGGAGGGGGAGGAGACATGGGTGGCGCAAGTGACGAACCGGGGGATAATGTGTCGAACGTGTCGGAACCGACCAAGGTGGACGACAACAGTGCGAGTAACGAGCGGATTATCGAGGACAGGGATGCCAC GAGCCCCCAACCAAACGCTAACGATTTCGTGACCGGGCGCCTGAGGCACCTGGCGAATCGATTTTCCGAGCGCACAAAACGGATGCGAAACAAGCTGGAAATACCGCCAACGCCCTCGAGCAGTGCCAGCGCCCCCTCGACCGCACCCTCCACCCAGAAGCACAACGTTGAAT tacGAGCTATTCAGAACTCGGCGTTGACGCTCCAGTCGGCCACCGGAACCAACACCTGCACCCACCACTACTTCTGCCCGATATTCTGCGCGGGGACCAAAACCAACACCGTGCTCGACCCACAGGGCAAGTTCTACATCTCGTGGCTGTTCATCGTATCGCTGTCGTTCCTGTACAATGCCTGGGTCATCCCGTTGCGATCTTCCTTTCCGTACCAAACTCCGGAGAACACAAAGTACTGGATCGCGGTGGACATTTGTGCCGACGTGATCTACCTGATTGATATTCTGTTCGTGAAGCATCGGGTCATGTACCTGTTTGAAGGGTTCTGGGTAAAGGATACCGATCTCACCCGGAAGAACTACATGCGGAAGTTGCAGTTCAAAATGGATCTTCTGGCGCTTATGCCGCTAGATTTGCTCTATCTGCAGTTTGGAACGGAGCACGTGGTTTTCCGAGCGCCTCGACTGCTGAAAATACAAAGTTTCTGGGAGTTCTTCAAACTTATGGATCGAGTGATCTCGTCACCGCACATG ATTCGTGTGGTTAAGACGCTCACCTATATGCTGTACATGATTCACCTGACGGCGTGCTCGTACTATGCGTACAGTGCTTATCAAG GTCTCGGTTCCAACCGGTGGGTCTTCAGCAACAAAGGCCACGCGTACGTGCGGTGTTTCGCATTCGCCACCAAAACGGCGACCTCAATCGGGAAGAACCCCAAGCCGGAAAAGGAAGGCGAACTGCTGTTCATGACGGCCGCCTGGCTGATGGGGGTGTTTGTGTTTGCCCTGCTGATCGGTCAGATTCGGGACATTATCGCAACCGCCACCCGGTCCAAGTCGGAGTACAAACAGCTGGTCGATGAAACGTTGGAGTACATGCGTCAGTTGAACCTGCCGACGGATTTGCAACGGCGGGTCAAGATGTGGTTCACGTTTACCTGGGAGCAGCAGCGAAGTTTGGACGAAACGCACATTATGGATGCGCTGCCGGCGAATTTGAAGACCGATATTGCCATTTCGGTGCATATTCAGACGCTGTCTAAGGTTCAGTTGTTTGCTGATTGTGAGGAAGCGTTGTTGAGGGAGTTGGTGTTGAAGTTACGATCGGTTACGTTCCTACCTGGGGATTATGTGTGTCGCAAGGGAGAGGTTGGCAAGGAGATGTACATCGTGAAGACTGGACAGGTTCAGGTCATGGGAGGTCCGCGGAGTGATGTGGTGCTTGCGACTTTGTACGAAGGGTCTGTTTTTGGGGAGATTAGTCTGCTTGCGATAAATGGGGCTGAAGGAAATCGTCGAACTGCTGATGTGCGATCGAAAGGGTTCTCGAACCTTTTTGTACTATCTAAATCAGACTTGAATGAGGCCATCGTATACTATCCTAACGCACAAGCCATCCTGAAGAAACGTGCCAAGAGTTTGATGCGTAAGAACGCGGCCCGTGAAAAGGCCGAATCTCAGCAGAGTATCAACACCAACGACGCGGACACCGACGTGGTGATTAGTAACCCTGATCACACCACGTCGCCCAAGCTGCTGAAAACGGTCATCCAAGCGTTACCGCGAGAGTCCGCAGCGGTTCAGCTGCTGACGCAGGGATTCAAGGGAGAGCTTGGGGTTAAGGCAAACGGAGTTGAATCCGCGAAAGCCGATGATGCAATTTCAACGCACAGCTTGGAAGTTCACACCACCCAGGTGCAGATCGAGAACGAGAAGAACGTCGATCTACCGTGCGATCTCATGTACAGTATTAAGAAGGAGCTGATGGACAACAACAGCTACATCAACTTGACTGACGCAGAAAAGTACGAACTGCTGAACgagctttccaaagagtccaaagaAGATTACGATCAGCAGAAATCGCCCGTTTAA
- the LOC6054142 gene encoding uncharacterized protein LOC6054142 codes for MAKFLVLGLFVLAVIATIEAASFGQCPLASKVQTCTPKCLSDVDCSASGGKCCPNTCNYKSCVSPNQLQQGAGSGSNKYQSGGAGAYCGNVKCNSYESCQLDKTTKRQKCIRS; via the exons ATGG CCAAATTTCTTGTTTTGGGACTGTTTGTTCTGGCGGTGATCGCCACGATCGAGGCCGCCT CTTTCGGGCAGTGCCCGCTGGCTTCCAAGGTGCAGACCTGTACCCCGAAGTGTCTAAGCGACGTAGATTGCAGTGCCAGTGGTGGCAAGTGCTGCCCTAATACGTGCAACTACAAGTCTTGTGTCAGCCCGAACCAGCTGCAGCAGGGCGCCGGATCGGGTTCCAACAAGT ATCAATCTGGCGGAGCCGGAGCCTATTGCGGTAACGTAAAGTGCAACTCGTACGAGAGCTGCCAGCTGGACAAGACCACCAAACGCCAAAAGTGTATACGATCTTAA